In a genomic window of Arvicanthis niloticus isolate mArvNil1 chromosome 8, mArvNil1.pat.X, whole genome shotgun sequence:
- the LOC117714277 gene encoding uncharacterized protein LOC117714277 produces the protein MDAVAFEDVAVNFTHEEWALLDASQKELYRDVMQETFTNLASIGENWEDQSTRDQCRTQGRNRSPRVEQRPCEWRSPCTELFTQVPVLKQKNVLPGVKPCECSICGKVFSCRSSLKRHMQCHTEYIEWLSYKYGIKSYQCKECGKTFSFRSSFRIHERTHTGEKPYKCKQCGKAFSWPSSFQIHERTHTGEKPYTCKECGRAFIYHTTYQGHMRMHTGEKPYKCKECGKTFSHPSSFRNHERTHSGEKPYECKQCGKAFRYYQTFQIHERTHTGEKPYQCKLCGKALSCSTSFRSHERIHTGEKPYKCRKCGKAFSFPSSFRKHERIHSGEKPYNCKECGKAFISLPSFRRHMIMHTGNGPYKCQECGKAFDCPSSFQIHERTHTGEKPYACKVCGKAFSCSSSFRMHERTHTGEKPHECKQCGKAFSCSSSVRIHERTHTGEKPYECQQCGKAFSCSSSFRMHERIHTGEKPYECQQCGKAFSFSSSFRMHQRTHTGEKPYECKWCGKAFSCSSSFRMHERTHTGEKPYECKQCGKAFSCSSSIRIHERTHTGEKPYECKQCGKAFSCSSSFRMHERTHTGEKPYVCQQCHKAFSCSRSFRIHERTHTGEKPYECQQCGKTFSCSRSFRLHGRTHNGQ, from the exons ATG GACGCAGTGGCTTTTGAGGATGTAGCTGTGAACTTCACCCACGAGGAGTGGGCTCTGCTTGATGCTTCTCAGAAGGAACTGTACCGAGATGTGATGCAGGAAACCTTCACTAACTTGGCTTCTATTG gggAAAATTGGGAAGACCAGAGCACTAGGGATCAGTGCAGAACtcagggaagaaacagaag TCCTCGTGTAGAACAGAGACCCTGTGAATGGAGAAGTCCATGCACAGAACTCTTCACCCAGGTTCCAGTTCTTAAACAGAAGAATGTTCTCCCCGGAGTAAAACCCTGTGAGTGCAGCATATGTGGGAAAGTTTTCTCCTGTCGTTCCTCTCTTAAAAGGCACATGCAGTGTCATACTGAGTACATAGAGTGGTTGAGTTACAAATACGGAATAAAGTCATACCAGTGTAAGGAGTGTGGGAAAACATTCAGCTTTCGAAGCTCCTTCCGAATACACGAGAGGacccacactggagagaagccataTAAATGTAAGCAGTGCGGGAAGGCCTTCAGCTGGCCCAGTTCCTTTCAGATACACGAGAGGacccacactggagagaagccctacacGTGTAAGGAATGCGGCAGAGCCTTCATTTATCACACCACCTATCAAGGACACATGAGGATGCACACCGGAGAGAAGCCCTACAAGTGTAAGGAGTGTGGCAAGACATTCAGCCACCCCAGCTCTTTTCGAAACCATGAACGGACTCACTccggagagaaaccctatgagtgTAAGCAGTGTGGAAAAGCCTTCAGATATTACCAAACCTTTCAGATCCATGAAAGGACTCACACCGGAGAGAAGCCTTATCAGTGTAAGCTGTGTGGGAAAGCTCTCAGCTGCTCCACGTCTTTTCGAAGTCACGAGAGGattcacactggagaaaaaccatataaatgtagaaaatgtggcaaagcctttagtTTCCCCAGCTCCTTTCGCAAACATGAGAGAATTCACAGTGGAGAGAAGCCTTATAATTGTAAggaatgtgggaaagccttcatcTCTCTCCCAAGCTTTCGAAGGCATATGATAATGCACACTGGAAATGGGCCCTACAAGTGTCaagagtgtgggaaagccttcgaTTGTCCCAGCTCATTTCAAATTCATGAGCGAACACACACGGGAGAGAAGCCCTATGCGTGCAAGGTGTGCGGGAAGGCCTTCAGCTGCTCCAGCTCCTTTCGCATGCATGAGAGGACCCACACGGGAGAGAAACCCCATGAATGTAAGCAGTGTGGGAAGGCCTTCAGCTGCTCCAGTTCTGTCCGAATTCATGAGAGgactcacactggagagaagccctatgagtGTCAGCAGTGTGGGAAGGCCTTCAGCTGCTCCAGCTCCTTTCGAATGCATGAAcgaattcacactggagagaagccctatgagtGTCAGCAGTGCGGGAAGGCCTTCAGCTTCTCCAGCTCCTTTCGCATGCATCAGAGGACTCACAcgggagagaagccttatgaatgtaagtGGTGTGGGAAGGCCTTCAGCTGCTCCAGTTCTTTTAGAATGCATGAGAGGACCCACACGGGAGAGAAGCCCTACGAGTGTAAGCAGTGTGGGAAGGCCTTCAGCTGCTCCAGCTCCATTCGGATCCatgaaagaacacacactggagagaagccctacgAGTGTAAGCAGTGCGGGAAGGCCTTCAGCTGCTCCAGCTCCTTTCGCATGCATGAGAGGacccacactggagagaagccctatgtgTGTCAGCAGTGCCACAAGGCCTTCAGCTGCTCCCGTTCTTTTCGGATCCATGAAAgaactcacactggagagaagccctatgagtGTCAGCAGTGTGGGAAGACCTTCAGCTGTTCTCGCTCCTTTAGACTACATGGAAGAACTCATAATGGACAATGA